One window of the Rufibacter radiotolerans genome contains the following:
- the smc gene encoding chromosome segregation protein SMC, translating to MELARLEIKGFKSFGDKVTINFDSGITGIVGPNGCGKSNIVDAIRWVLGEQKTRNLRSDKMESVIFNGTKNRKPQQLAEVSLTFNNNKGILPTEYSQVTITRRYYRSGESEYLLNNVTCRLKDINDLFLDTGIGSDSYAIIELKMVDDILTDKDNSRRNLFEEAAGISKFKVRKKQTLKKLEETDADLERVEDVLFEISKNLKSLERQARTAERYISLKDDYKKLSLEYARRNIGHHQEALERLENELKKETERKGGYSEELTILEDTLQEQKTLLDRTQLQLQNTQNEVHEHTSQLRQLENEIKIKNERNLYLQERVKTLNQQINQDTTNITQTENSLGQLQNDLEQVQEELLISEEQLGMTKKEMEHVNGQKSALQRELQEKSVAQRQVQNEAFTLNKSIEITQMQIQGHRQELERLQQMEGHENEIAQQHESALAETQSLLQDAQANLMHLQETENLLREEMTNTENTLQEYRQQLIDLNRELDAKKNQYHLMKSLVDNLEGFPEAIKFLYKSENWAKPAPLLSDIISCEPEYKNLIETYLEPYMNFFVVDSATEAVEAIELLKEENMGRANFIILSEVEEMEIPATLSTPKYKAALEVVASEEKYHPLLRYMLNEVYLSETSDTELFLSDGRTYILTDGSVIKKPLSLSGGSLGLFDGNRLGRKQNLEILAEELETLKEDQEKMKIRISTLQQVLQGQKEGTQQDLIRLQERDINALQQELVSHKVRYEQFLLNQQNQAGKKDELFEKVQELGDKLAELLPDSESKNLALKSFEQELAGLGQVLEKQNEIITEVSAIFNQENIKFHQLKNRLQSIQQELAYKQKTVMNHQERLVQLQDELNRAEDETVALTQFVEDQSQLLEEGMVARKELSKELEEVEKAYFQLRGEIDEKEKAIRELQRKKENTDEVFQSMQQAITDTRIKLVSVIERLSAEFNMSPEDLSEAPTEKLEISNEELSQQVHAIKQKLDNVGPVNPMAAEAYAEIETRHQFILTQKNDLVDAKLQLLDTIAEIDTVAKEKYLTAFDQIKENFMRVFRSLFTEEDTCDLYIADPSNPLESKIEIMARPKGKRPLTINQLSGGEKTLTAISLLFAIYLLKPAPFCIFDEVDAPLDDANIDKFNNIVKKFSGDSQFIVVTHNKRTMVSTDVIYGITMLEAGVSRVIPVDLRELAPEPETVAALSA from the coding sequence ATGGAATTAGCAAGATTAGAGATCAAGGGCTTTAAGAGCTTCGGTGATAAGGTCACCATTAACTTTGACAGTGGCATTACGGGTATTGTAGGGCCAAACGGCTGCGGCAAGTCTAACATCGTGGATGCCATCAGGTGGGTACTGGGTGAGCAAAAGACCCGCAACCTGCGCTCAGACAAAATGGAGAGCGTGATTTTCAACGGTACCAAGAACCGGAAGCCCCAGCAACTGGCCGAGGTATCGCTCACGTTCAACAACAACAAAGGCATCCTGCCCACCGAGTACTCGCAGGTGACCATCACCCGCCGCTACTACCGCAGTGGAGAGAGCGAGTACCTGCTCAATAACGTCACCTGCCGCCTCAAAGACATCAATGACCTTTTCCTGGACACGGGGATCGGGTCGGACTCCTACGCCATCATTGAGCTCAAGATGGTGGACGATATCCTCACCGACAAAGACAATTCTCGCCGCAACCTGTTTGAGGAAGCGGCCGGTATCTCCAAGTTCAAGGTGCGCAAGAAGCAGACGCTCAAGAAATTGGAAGAGACCGATGCCGACCTGGAGCGCGTGGAAGACGTGCTGTTTGAGATCAGCAAGAACCTGAAAAGCCTGGAGCGCCAGGCCCGCACCGCCGAGCGCTATATTTCCCTCAAAGACGACTACAAGAAACTAAGCCTGGAATACGCCCGCCGTAACATTGGCCACCATCAAGAGGCCTTAGAGCGTCTGGAGAATGAGTTGAAGAAAGAAACCGAACGCAAAGGCGGCTACTCAGAAGAACTAACTATTCTGGAAGATACCCTGCAGGAGCAGAAAACGCTGCTGGACCGCACCCAACTGCAGCTGCAGAACACCCAGAACGAAGTGCATGAGCACACCAGCCAACTGCGCCAACTGGAGAACGAGATCAAGATCAAGAACGAGCGCAACCTCTATCTGCAGGAACGGGTGAAGACGCTCAACCAGCAGATTAACCAGGACACCACCAACATCACCCAAACCGAGAACAGCCTGGGCCAGCTGCAGAATGACCTGGAGCAGGTGCAGGAAGAACTGCTTATCTCTGAAGAGCAATTGGGCATGACCAAGAAGGAGATGGAGCACGTGAACGGCCAGAAGTCGGCCTTACAACGCGAGCTCCAGGAAAAATCGGTAGCCCAGCGCCAGGTCCAGAACGAGGCCTTCACCCTGAACAAGAGCATTGAAATCACGCAGATGCAAATCCAGGGCCATCGCCAGGAACTGGAGCGTTTGCAGCAGATGGAAGGCCATGAAAATGAAATCGCCCAGCAGCATGAATCGGCGTTAGCCGAAACCCAGAGCCTGCTGCAAGATGCCCAAGCCAACCTGATGCACCTGCAGGAGACGGAAAACCTGTTGCGTGAGGAAATGACCAATACGGAAAACACGTTGCAGGAATACCGCCAGCAACTCATTGACCTGAACCGGGAACTGGACGCCAAGAAGAACCAGTACCACCTCATGAAGTCCCTGGTGGACAACCTGGAGGGGTTCCCCGAGGCCATCAAGTTTCTCTACAAGTCTGAAAATTGGGCCAAGCCAGCCCCGCTCCTCTCTGATATCATCTCCTGTGAGCCGGAGTACAAGAACCTGATTGAGACCTACCTGGAGCCGTACATGAATTTCTTTGTGGTAGACTCGGCCACCGAGGCCGTGGAAGCCATTGAGCTACTAAAAGAAGAAAACATGGGCCGCGCCAACTTCATCATCCTCTCTGAGGTAGAAGAGATGGAAATTCCGGCTACCTTAAGCACCCCTAAATACAAGGCCGCCCTGGAAGTGGTGGCCTCTGAGGAGAAATACCACCCGCTGCTGCGCTACATGCTCAATGAGGTGTACCTGAGCGAAACCTCAGACACCGAGCTTTTCCTGAGCGACGGCCGCACCTATATCCTCACAGATGGATCGGTGATCAAAAAGCCGTTGAGTTTGTCAGGCGGTTCGCTGGGCTTGTTTGACGGCAATCGCCTGGGCCGCAAGCAGAACCTGGAGATACTGGCCGAGGAACTGGAGACCTTGAAAGAGGACCAGGAAAAGATGAAGATCCGGATCAGCACCTTGCAGCAGGTTTTGCAGGGGCAGAAGGAAGGCACGCAGCAAGACCTGATCAGATTGCAGGAACGCGACATCAATGCGCTGCAACAGGAACTGGTGAGCCATAAGGTACGCTATGAGCAGTTCCTGCTTAACCAACAGAACCAGGCCGGCAAGAAAGACGAGCTGTTTGAGAAAGTGCAGGAACTTGGCGACAAACTGGCTGAGCTCCTCCCCGACTCTGAAAGTAAAAACCTAGCCCTCAAAAGCTTTGAGCAGGAACTGGCCGGTTTAGGCCAGGTGCTGGAAAAACAGAACGAGATCATTACCGAGGTGAGCGCCATCTTCAACCAGGAGAACATCAAGTTCCACCAGTTAAAGAACCGCCTGCAGAGCATACAACAGGAACTGGCCTACAAGCAGAAAACTGTCATGAACCACCAGGAGCGCCTGGTGCAGTTGCAGGACGAACTGAACCGCGCCGAGGACGAGACCGTGGCCCTGACCCAGTTTGTGGAAGACCAGAGCCAACTGCTGGAAGAAGGCATGGTGGCCCGCAAGGAGCTGTCCAAAGAACTGGAGGAGGTGGAGAAAGCCTATTTCCAGCTGCGCGGCGAGATTGACGAGAAAGAGAAAGCCATTAGAGAACTGCAGCGCAAAAAGGAGAATACCGATGAGGTCTTCCAGAGCATGCAGCAGGCCATCACTGATACCCGCATCAAACTGGTGTCTGTGATTGAGCGCCTGTCGGCGGAGTTCAACATGAGCCCCGAGGACCTGTCTGAGGCCCCTACTGAGAAACTGGAGATCAGCAACGAGGAACTGAGCCAGCAGGTGCATGCCATCAAGCAGAAGCTGGACAACGTGGGTCCGGTGAACCCCATGGCCGCCGAGGCCTACGCCGAGATTGAGACCCGCCACCAGTTTATCCTTACGCAGAAAAATGACCTGGTAGATGCCAAGCTGCAGCTGCTGGATACCATTGCCGAGATTGACACCGTGGCCAAGGAGAAATACCTGACCGCCTTTGACCAGATCAAGGAGAACTTCATGCGCGTGTTCCGGTCCCTTTTCACCGAGGAAGACACCTGCGACCTGTACATTGCTGATCCAAGCAACCCGCTGGAATCTAAGATTGAGATCATGGCCCGCCCCAAAGGCAAGCGTCCGTTGACCATCAATCAGCTGTCCGGGGGAGAGAAAACTCTTACGGCCATCTCGCTGTTGTTTGCCATCTACCTGCTCAAGCCGGCGCCGTTCTGTATCTTTGACGAGGTAGACGCCCCGCTGGATGACGCCAACATTGACAAGTTCAACAACATCGTAAAGAAGTTCTCTGGTGACTCGCAGTTCATTGTGGTTACCCACAACAAGCGCACCATGGTCTCCACCGATGTGATCTACGGCATTACCATGCTGGAGGCCGGGGTATCCAGAGTTATCCCGGTTGACTTGCGGGAACTGGCTCCGGAGCCGGAAACCGTGGCTGCCTTGTCGGCTTAA
- a CDS encoding DUF4159 domain-containing protein, translating to MQKRLFLWGLIILLATATAWVQRPSFRIARLKYGGGGDWYANKTSLPNLISFCNRELKANIASQEESVEPGSPELFDYPFVHMTGHGNVIFTPAEVQNLRKYLTAGGFLHIDDNYGLDKFARREMKKVFPELDFIELPFNHPVYHQKFNFPRGLPKIHEHDNKQAQGFGIIYHGRLVCFYSYECDLGNGWEDQSVHNDPPEKHQAALRMGANLISYALTNF from the coding sequence ATGCAAAAACGGCTCTTCCTTTGGGGTTTAATCATTTTACTGGCCACGGCCACGGCTTGGGTGCAACGGCCCAGCTTCAGGATTGCGCGCCTCAAATACGGGGGCGGTGGCGATTGGTATGCCAACAAAACCTCCCTGCCCAACCTCATCTCTTTCTGCAACCGGGAGCTGAAGGCCAACATAGCATCCCAGGAAGAAAGCGTGGAGCCAGGCAGCCCCGAGCTTTTTGACTACCCCTTCGTGCACATGACCGGCCACGGCAATGTGATCTTCACCCCCGCCGAGGTCCAGAACCTCCGCAAGTACCTCACTGCCGGCGGCTTCCTGCACATAGATGACAATTACGGCCTGGACAAATTCGCGCGGCGCGAGATGAAAAAGGTGTTCCCAGAACTTGATTTCATTGAACTGCCCTTCAACCACCCGGTGTACCACCAGAAATTCAACTTCCCCCGCGGCCTGCCCAAGATCCATGAGCATGATAACAAACAGGCCCAGGGCTTCGGGATTATTTACCATGGCAGGTTGGTGTGCTTTTATTCTTATGAATGTGATCTAGGCAACGGTTGGGAAGACCAGTCGGTACACAATGACCCCCCGGAGAAACACCAGGCCGCCTTGCGGATGGGGGCGAATTTGATATCTTACGCCTTAACTAACTTTTAA
- a CDS encoding peptide MFS transporter — translation MQDATIKKGHPPGLYLLFFTEMWERFSYYGMRGLLILYLTKAAVAGGLGIAESTGNLIYGYFTGFVYFTPIIGGWLAERYIGQRRSILIGGVLMALGQFSLFSTPDMTNMGAIMGIPMMTAVGLLLIIIGNGFFKPNISAIVGKLYEQGDHRRDAAFTIFYMGINLGAFAAPLVCGILAEDIFATKTVVDGITVVSQYGFRYGFLAAGIGMVIGQIAFNLLAPKYLGEVGVRPDGKVDKNNPVVKTPLTKEETDRMAVIFIITLFVVFFWAGFEQAGSSLSLYTDKYIDREVFGFLIPTAWFQSVNPLFIVAFAPLTANLWLYLSRRGKDLSIPVKMGLGMILLGLGFLFMVGAVMERGGNVEDETIKAGIYWLIATYFFHTIGELCLSPIGLSMVSRLSPLAYTSMLMGVWFLAPFVAQIAGGYIAAYVEILGPLQVFGLISGFVIAAGLLLVALAKKLLYMMHGRGA, via the coding sequence ATGCAAGACGCAACTATCAAGAAAGGGCATCCTCCGGGGTTGTACCTTTTGTTTTTCACCGAGATGTGGGAGCGGTTCAGCTACTACGGAATGCGTGGACTTCTTATTCTTTATCTAACCAAAGCAGCAGTAGCGGGCGGACTGGGCATAGCGGAGTCTACCGGTAACCTCATTTACGGCTACTTTACCGGGTTTGTTTATTTCACGCCCATCATTGGGGGCTGGCTGGCTGAAAGATATATTGGGCAGAGGCGCTCTATCCTAATAGGCGGGGTTTTAATGGCATTGGGCCAGTTCTCCTTGTTCTCTACGCCAGATATGACCAACATGGGTGCCATTATGGGTATTCCTATGATGACCGCGGTGGGCCTTTTGTTAATCATTATTGGTAACGGTTTCTTCAAGCCCAACATCTCTGCCATTGTGGGCAAGTTGTATGAGCAGGGAGACCACCGCAGAGACGCGGCCTTTACCATTTTCTATATGGGTATCAACCTGGGCGCCTTTGCGGCTCCTTTGGTGTGCGGTATCCTGGCAGAGGACATCTTCGCCACTAAAACCGTGGTAGATGGCATCACAGTGGTTAGCCAGTACGGGTTCCGTTACGGGTTCCTGGCGGCTGGTATTGGTATGGTGATCGGGCAGATTGCCTTCAACCTGTTAGCGCCTAAGTATCTGGGCGAAGTAGGGGTAAGGCCAGACGGCAAGGTTGACAAGAACAACCCGGTGGTGAAAACACCTTTGACCAAAGAAGAAACCGATAGAATGGCTGTGATCTTTATCATTACGCTGTTTGTAGTGTTCTTCTGGGCAGGTTTTGAGCAGGCAGGTTCTTCGCTTTCTTTGTATACAGACAAATACATTGACCGTGAGGTGTTCGGGTTCCTGATTCCTACGGCCTGGTTCCAGTCTGTGAATCCTTTGTTTATTGTGGCCTTCGCGCCCTTGACGGCTAACCTGTGGTTATACTTGAGTAGAAGAGGCAAAGACCTGAGCATTCCCGTTAAAATGGGCTTGGGCATGATCCTGTTGGGTCTTGGCTTCCTGTTCATGGTAGGTGCGGTTATGGAAAGAGGAGGGAACGTGGAGGATGAAACAATTAAAGCTGGCATTTACTGGCTGATTGCCACCTATTTCTTCCATACTATTGGCGAGCTTTGCTTGTCACCAATCGGGTTGTCCATGGTGTCACGCCTTTCTCCGCTGGCCTATACGTCTATGCTGATGGGGGTATGGTTCCTGGCGCCGTTCGTGGCGCAGATTGCCGGTGGGTATATTGCCGCCTATGTAGAGATCTTAGGACCCTTGCAGGTGTTTGGGTTGATCTCAGGCTTTGTGATTGCGGCTGGCTTACTGCTGGTAGCCCTGGCCAAGAAGTTGTTGTACATGATGCACGGAAGAGGAGCCTAA
- a CDS encoding glycoside hydrolase family 25 protein — protein MASSTPKRPRKPSPRKKPAPQGTWWKPLTLGILGFILLCLAIEYYKEGGRLAFFRHKVEEATNTNSLTKFSPSGFEIVGLDISHHNRQIDWKQVKAQKIAFSFIKATEGITHQDRYFARHWKQAKKHDVLRGAYHFFLPARDAEKQARNFLDRVKLEAGDLPPVLDVEVTNHQPDEEIRAGVQLWLDMVEEEYNIKPIIYTNYAFYEKHLAGHFDDYPLWVAHYSPENNHVLANHNWVFWQHTENGKLKGVKGNLDLNVFKGTMEDLYNMCYEPDSL, from the coding sequence GTGGCTTCCAGCACCCCCAAACGTCCCCGTAAACCCAGCCCCCGCAAGAAACCGGCCCCTCAGGGTACCTGGTGGAAACCGCTTACTCTGGGTATTCTGGGATTTATTCTGCTTTGCCTGGCCATTGAGTACTACAAAGAGGGCGGACGGCTTGCCTTCTTCCGGCACAAGGTAGAGGAGGCCACCAATACCAATTCCCTGACCAAATTCTCCCCCAGCGGGTTTGAGATAGTAGGGCTTGATATATCCCACCATAACCGGCAGATAGACTGGAAGCAGGTCAAGGCCCAGAAGATAGCCTTTTCCTTTATCAAGGCCACCGAAGGCATCACGCACCAGGACCGCTACTTTGCCCGCCACTGGAAGCAGGCCAAGAAGCATGACGTGCTACGGGGGGCTTACCATTTTTTTCTTCCAGCCAGAGACGCCGAAAAGCAGGCCCGTAATTTCCTAGACCGGGTAAAGCTGGAGGCCGGCGACCTTCCCCCGGTACTGGACGTGGAGGTAACCAACCACCAGCCCGACGAGGAAATAAGGGCAGGGGTGCAGCTGTGGCTGGACATGGTGGAAGAGGAGTACAACATCAAGCCCATCATTTATACCAACTACGCCTTCTATGAAAAGCACCTGGCCGGGCATTTTGATGACTACCCGCTCTGGGTCGCGCACTACAGCCCTGAAAACAACCACGTGCTGGCCAACCATAATTGGGTCTTCTGGCAACACACAGAGAACGGAAAACTCAAAGGCGTGAAAGGCAACCTGGACCTGAATGTGTTCAAAGGAACCATGGAAGATTTATACAATATGTGCTATGAACCTGATTCTTTGTAA
- a CDS encoding 16S rRNA (uracil(1498)-N(3))-methyltransferase has translation MHLFFTPDLTPSSTSYTLSEEESKHCVRVLRLNQGDAVTLIDGRGGWYEAEIAEPNPKKTRLNILKHTQDPFQRAYKIHVAVAPTKNIDRIEWFVEKAVETGIDEITFLQCARSERKAVNMDRIEKIAVSAMKQSMKAQLPTLHPLTRYTDFLAQPQEGQKFIAHLVEGLERHSLARSVSGPETYTILIGPEGDFNPEEVAQALQAGYQPVTLGQSRLRTETAALAACHTIHVMLDV, from the coding sequence ATGCATCTTTTCTTCACCCCAGACCTTACCCCTTCCAGCACCTCTTACACCCTGTCTGAGGAAGAGTCAAAGCACTGCGTCCGGGTGCTTCGGTTAAACCAAGGCGATGCCGTGACGCTCATCGATGGCCGGGGTGGCTGGTATGAAGCAGAGATTGCGGAGCCCAACCCTAAAAAGACCCGCCTCAACATTTTAAAGCATACCCAGGATCCTTTCCAGCGGGCCTATAAAATACATGTGGCGGTGGCCCCTACCAAGAACATAGACCGCATAGAATGGTTTGTAGAGAAGGCCGTGGAGACGGGCATTGATGAGATCACGTTTCTGCAGTGCGCCCGCTCAGAGCGCAAAGCCGTGAATATGGACCGCATAGAGAAGATAGCCGTCAGCGCCATGAAACAGTCCATGAAGGCCCAATTGCCCACGCTCCACCCCTTGACCCGCTACACAGATTTTCTTGCTCAGCCACAGGAAGGCCAGAAGTTTATCGCCCATCTGGTGGAGGGACTGGAACGGCATTCCCTGGCCAGGAGCGTTTCCGGGCCAGAAACGTACACCATTTTGATTGGCCCCGAAGGCGACTTCAATCCGGAGGAAGTGGCGCAGGCGCTGCAGGCAGGCTACCAACCCGTCACCCTGGGCCAAAGCCGTTTGCGCACCGAGACCGCTGCCCTGGCCGCCTGTCATACCATTCACGTTATGTTAGACGTTTAA
- the pckA gene encoding phosphoenolpyruvate carboxykinase (ATP), with product MKEFGKHSSTMDLSSLGISQAQEILWNLTPAELVEEALKNGEGFLTDTGALMCDTGTFTGRSPKDRFVVKDAETENSVWWGDVNIPFEPAKFEALYQKMIAHLANTKLYVRDAYAGAHPQYRLNLRIINTQAWHNLFCHNMFLRLSEEEIEQHVPDFTIINIPEFLADPAVDGTRQANFAIINFSRKLILLGGTGYAGEMKKGIFSVLNYLLPHKRNVLSMHCSANVGKDGDTAIFFGLSGTGKTTLSADPHRGLIGDDEHGWDEDGIFNFEGGCYAKIIDLTREKEPQIYDAIRFGAIVENSRFIPGTRTVDFTNKTVTENTRTAYPINHIDNAIEPSRAGNPQNIFFLTADAFGVLPPISRLNKSQAMYHFISGYTAKVAGTEVGIVEPQTTFSACFGAAFLPLHPTTYAEMLGKKMTENNVNVWLVNTGWTGGVYGVGSRMKLGYTRAMITAALNGELQDMPFHKHPVFGVEMPDSCPNVPSEILNPRNTWSNKDAYDHKANELAVAFIKNFSKYSDYANQEILAGAPEAVVEV from the coding sequence ATGAAAGAATTTGGCAAGCATTCTAGCACCATGGATTTAAGTAGCTTAGGTATTTCACAAGCCCAGGAAATTCTCTGGAACCTTACTCCGGCTGAATTAGTGGAAGAAGCCTTGAAGAATGGGGAAGGCTTTCTGACCGATACCGGTGCCCTCATGTGTGATACCGGTACTTTCACGGGCCGCTCGCCCAAAGACCGTTTTGTGGTGAAAGACGCAGAGACCGAGAACTCTGTGTGGTGGGGAGATGTGAACATTCCCTTTGAGCCTGCCAAATTTGAGGCGCTGTACCAGAAGATGATTGCCCACCTGGCCAACACCAAGCTGTACGTGCGTGATGCCTATGCCGGAGCCCACCCCCAATACCGCCTGAATCTACGGATCATCAACACCCAGGCGTGGCATAACCTGTTCTGCCATAACATGTTCCTTCGGTTATCTGAAGAAGAAATTGAGCAGCACGTCCCGGATTTCACCATCATCAATATCCCCGAGTTCCTGGCCGACCCTGCCGTAGACGGCACCCGTCAGGCCAACTTCGCCATCATCAACTTCTCCCGTAAGCTCATCTTGTTAGGCGGGACCGGGTATGCCGGTGAAATGAAGAAAGGCATTTTCTCAGTCCTGAATTACCTATTGCCTCACAAGCGCAACGTCCTGTCTATGCACTGTTCGGCTAACGTGGGCAAGGACGGGGACACCGCTATTTTCTTCGGATTATCCGGTACCGGTAAAACCACCCTGTCCGCGGATCCGCACCGCGGCCTCATTGGTGACGATGAGCATGGCTGGGACGAAGACGGCATCTTCAACTTTGAGGGAGGCTGCTACGCCAAGATCATTGACCTTACCCGTGAGAAAGAGCCGCAGATCTATGACGCCATCCGTTTTGGGGCCATTGTAGAGAACTCGCGTTTCATCCCGGGCACCCGCACCGTAGACTTTACAAACAAAACCGTAACCGAGAACACCCGCACGGCCTACCCTATTAACCACATAGACAACGCCATTGAGCCGTCCAGGGCAGGAAACCCACAGAACATTTTCTTCCTGACCGCCGATGCCTTTGGGGTGCTGCCTCCTATCTCCCGCCTGAATAAAAGCCAGGCCATGTACCACTTCATCTCTGGCTATACCGCCAAGGTGGCAGGTACCGAGGTGGGCATTGTTGAACCACAAACTACCTTCTCGGCCTGCTTCGGGGCGGCATTCCTTCCGCTGCACCCCACCACCTACGCCGAGATGCTGGGCAAGAAAATGACCGAGAACAATGTGAACGTGTGGCTGGTGAACACCGGCTGGACCGGCGGCGTGTACGGCGTAGGTTCCCGCATGAAATTGGGCTATACCCGGGCCATGATCACTGCCGCCCTTAACGGTGAACTTCAGGACATGCCCTTCCACAAGCACCCGGTGTTTGGCGTGGAGATGCCAGATTCCTGCCCTAACGTGCCGTCTGAAATCCTGAACCCGCGTAACACCTGGTCCAACAAAGACGCCTATGACCATAAAGCCAATGAACTGGCGGTCGCCTTCATCAAAAACTTCAGCAAGTACTCAGATTACGCCAACCAAGAGATTCTGGCCGGTGCCCCTGAGGCCGTGGTAGAAGTGTAA
- a CDS encoding 1-acyl-sn-glycerol-3-phosphate acyltransferase: MIGKAISKVIFKLAGWKLKGGMPPNIKQAIMIAAPHTSNWDFVFARAAFYLMEVPVKLTIKKEAFFFPVGPLLKAMGAIPVDRKKNNNLVAAMVDLFKHNDHLVMLVTPEGTRKYQPRWRKGFYHTAVGAGVPIMLGYLDYAKKEAGIGPAIYPTGDFDADMEKILAFYRTVTPKYPSQGVR, encoded by the coding sequence ATGATTGGAAAGGCAATATCTAAGGTAATCTTCAAACTTGCTGGTTGGAAACTGAAAGGGGGCATGCCGCCTAACATTAAACAGGCCATTATGATTGCCGCTCCGCATACCAGTAACTGGGACTTTGTCTTTGCCCGTGCCGCCTTTTACCTCATGGAGGTACCCGTGAAACTGACTATTAAGAAGGAAGCCTTCTTCTTTCCGGTAGGGCCACTATTGAAAGCCATGGGCGCTATTCCGGTAGACCGCAAAAAGAACAACAACTTGGTAGCCGCCATGGTTGATCTCTTCAAGCATAATGACCACTTGGTCATGCTGGTGACCCCTGAGGGCACCCGCAAATACCAGCCGCGCTGGAGAAAAGGCTTTTACCACACAGCCGTAGGCGCAGGCGTGCCCATCATGCTGGGCTACTTGGATTACGCTAAAAAAGAGGCAGGCATAGGACCAGCCATTTACCCAACCGGAGACTTTGACGCCGACATGGAGAAGATCTTGGCCTTTTACCGCACCGTTACGCCCAAGTACCCCAGCCAGGGCGTTAGATAA